The Mauremys reevesii isolate NIE-2019 linkage group 1, ASM1616193v1, whole genome shotgun sequence genome segment tgagtcagagaggaattggctgctctgtgtatttgtgtatatttaaaaaatatagttgATTGGTATGAAAACCAGGGATAATGCCTAGGTCTCCATGGAGTCTGATACCAAGTAAATGGCCAGGATGgatgggtagatagtagacagaCAGATCTGGAGAAAGATATCAGAGGGGAGACATTATCCTTCTTTTCCAGGTACATGAGGATATTGCTAATGGATCACAGATCTTTAATTCTCATCTGTGACTATAATCATATCCAGCAGCACCTTTTATTAAAGGATCTTTAAAATTCCTTCCAGAGAAAAGTCACTATGaatatatccccattttacagataagtaaACTGAGACACAGGGAGATATGAGTTGGCAaaggtcacacagagaatgacagatAATGCATCAGTCCTGATTTCCCTCCCATAGCCGTGGTCTCTCCATCAGTAACTGAATGCATGACAAGAGGAAAATGGACTCACGGTGTAGCAGAGTCCGTTTGTTGGGCGGGTGTGATGGAATTTCCTgaggtacaacctggaactggggtacctcCAAACCCTGTGGTATATCAGTCTGGTCCCCTTCTCACACTGTGAGACTGTGAGAAGATGCAGTCATCTCAGATCTTGGACTTTCACAGCCATTCACAGACAAAGACACACCCATGTGTAGTTACAGGAGTGCTTTCACTAACCACTCAGGATCCAACAATACAGaggctccagccagctccccccatcTCTCCAGATTGGACCCCAGGGTGGTACCATCATGTCCTGATCAAAAGTTTCACCTGTGTAACTATTACCCAGTCTGccgatcatagaatcatagaatctcaggattggaagggacctcaggaggtcatctagtccaaccccctgctcaaagcgggaccaattcccagtgaaatcatcccaaccagggctttgtcaagccgagccttaaaaacctcttaaggatggagattccaccatctccctaggtaacccattccagtgcttcaccaccctcctagtgaaatagtgtttccgaGAACCGGTACAATGCCGGCCCTACCATTGTCGGCGACCCTGGTGGCCTTTCCTGGAGTCCATCATATGGAGCCACCCAACGATGCCATGGCAGCAGAGGGGGGTGGTACCAAGCCCATGACGGAGTCCCTTCCTGAGGATGCCTAAGATAGagtccccccagccctcctgtcATCTGAGCTCTGTATCGACACTGAGGTGATTGCTGCCTCGGTAGCTGGCGGGCAGGACTCTGGAGCAGTGGGAGGGGGGAGTTTTCAGCTCCCTCTTTGAGGAGAACAAGGACCTGGGTCTGACCCCAATCACCTAGGGGGAGGATGACCCCTTGCCAGCAGGCCTCAGTCTGGGCAGTGACTTGGTGTCCCTGCCTCGttctcctcctttttcccccttGCCCAGGATGCTGCCCCCCATCTCAAACTTGGGGCACCCTTGGAATCATCCTCCTGCCTGGCCGCAGATGGCACCTCATTCCTGGCTGCCGAGCCCCTGGTGGCAACAGCCAGTGGTGAGCAGCCGGGCCCTGGGGTCTCGGGTGCACTCCCTCCCGAGGCAGAGTGATGACCTCTCTTCCCAATTGAGAGCCCTATTACAGATGCCACCATGCCTGACATCATGGCTATGGGTGCTGTTTGTTGTGGTGCCCAGGCCAAGCATTGGTGAGGCCCTCCTTCCCGTTCCCGTCCCCTCGACTCCTGAACCAGGTCCAGAGGTGCCACATCCCAGTGGTGCAGCTGCCGGGGATCCTGATCCCatttctgctcctgctcctgcaagTAAGTGCATTCCTGTCCCTGGCCCTGTTCCCACCCCCAATGCATTGCTTGCCACCTCCTTCCTCTCCATCCCCCATACTGCCTCTGCCTCCGCCGCCGCCAGGGTTATTTCATTTCCCCTGTCCCCAGACGACCCTCAATGGGTTGTTTTCATGTCTCCCATCTCTGACCCTTTAGGGACTGCTCCCTTCCCTCCatagccccctgcccagctcgaAATGGAGATGGGTTGTGCAGCACCAGCACTAGGCACAGCACTTTCCCCCATTTGCCCATCTCCATGGGCCGCGGGATTCTCACAGGGGCCCAGCTCTCCCCCACTGCGCTGAAGGAGGAACTGCGCCGTTTCCTGTAGGAAAGTCCTCCGAGCTGAGGGGGATATtttgaaggaggggagggggaccgAGAGGCAAGACATCATGGCCTACCGGTGGGCCAGCAACTTCTGTGATTCCCTGCTGGCTTTTGGGGTCGGTCACACATTGTTGTGAGGCCTGTGAGGATCCTCACCGGCCCTCACTATGCAACCGACCATCTTTGCTACCTTGAACACCCTGGGCTGTAGGGTGGTTCTCCACAGGTGTAAGGTGCTCTCCTTCCTATGGGGGGTAGTACTCTGTGATTTCCCTGCAGGAGACCCACGTGGCTCATGTCGTCGAGGAGGACAAAGAGGAGGGCTGCTGCGGGACATTGTAGAGGGGACTCTTCCTGGACTGAGTGACTTTATATCTTTGCTCCTGTTGTTGTAAGGAGTAAGTGGGAGCAGTGTGCAGTGCTCCCCCTAGCCCATGTCTCCCTCACCACCACCTCCACGACCCCTACTTACGATCGGGATCTTCTCTTCGCCCCCTCGCCCCAGCTCTTTGCTTTGCCCCTTCTACCAGCTGGGACTATTGCACCGGCAAGCATGGACTGCAGAAAAACAATAGCACGTTGGCGCATGTGCCTCTCCCCCTCGCCGTGGACTTGCCCTCCCTTCCCTGCTATATTTGGCTGGTAGCCTCCCTTTGCTCTGACAAGTAGCCTCCTTCCAGCCGTTTGCCACTTTCCTCTTGCTGCCCATTTCAATTTCCCCGACTTCTGCCTTGGCATCTAgtaatttgttgttgttgttgctagtTTTCCAGCTCCAGTTTGGCCCTGGAATGTGTTActcagcctgccctgccctccttGCCAGCTGTGCTGAATCGCTTTACCTCTAAGGGGTGaagtagatatgtggacagagttggcactgggttttgttgcagggtttggttcctgggttagtgtttttatcGTGTAGTGTGTCGCTGTAGTAGaattaaaagtggcaattcttcaacaaaagaaACCTTCAAAAACAGCTACTGACTGCCACTCGCTTTCTTCTTCCCCACTACTCTAATCacccagaaggaccaatgaggaagaAGATAGTTTCAAATCTGTGGCGGAGGGGTGGGAGTTGTTTGTGGCGCTCATTGTTTGTTCCCTCCCAAGACAGAGGGCGAGACCAAGCAGATACAACATCTTCTAAAAACATACCTGGACTGAtccatctaaaattacagaaattgtaagtaaggcAAGGAAAGATGTTAGGTTATTTTTTtctttggcttgtgaattttctaTGCTACAAAGCAGGTCGGTTCCAcatttttgccgcctcaagcaaaaaaaattttcgttgccccccaccctggccctgggctcccccagccagcaacCCCTGCCGTCCTAGTGCTgggctccctcctttccccccacaagTTCCCTCCCACCACCGGCactcccccctgctgccccagccctgggctctcccccgcaacctgcaccctcctgctgtcccagccctgggtcactggtaacttgctcccagggcgggtcattcagcaggaattttggatgtgcacagaacacaggcaggactggttcccatatggttacagaacggCAGTAAAGAGGAACAATTTTTAGCTTGTGTGAttattggaggatatctggatgcatattgtaagactgtcctccataaaggaggaaaagttgaggtgcctttgttattcttttgttccactctttctttctatggggaatttgccaatgcagtatcactgtcttccttttaaacaaataaaacttaaaaaaaaaggcaatggctggtgaaaatagcaattccagtcctaaaaaccactgggaagtaTTTCTTGCTTATTCATTTCtaatcctactttttctacagcaagttacagtggatcagcgtatttgatttgggagaaatgaagtaacagctgcccaaattgagcttgaacactcctgaattttgaggtgttcaaatctggaaggcaggggctagattccctttctgaatattagctaaatctggaaaggaaaagtcaatttctgcttccatggctcagaagtggaaatcctcctacatgcctggtactgtatctaaagctgcccaggtcctctagcAGAGCCTCCCGTCCCTTACTTTTCaatttaaattctagtgggatccacatacctcccttgctaggcttcagctagagaggagcactgtccatttagtccacccaattccttctttgggggctgcaaggtgaggtcacaccagtatccctaatccagtctggggaagtcttccaaaggggatatctgggccaaagcctcctactccttgggcacacttgttccccattcacagtgccacccctttcGACTCACAGCAtggctcagctacctcactccctacccctccctttcctgttgatagctaccaagggattgctgggaaatgtagttatttccctgctccagggctggcgctATAGTCAGGGAGCcaggcaaggaactacagctcccagagtcccatgggttctcagctcccattcacgatccccagctgctccctggctctgcttctgcagggttgggagaagggaggaagtcagttttaaaaaaaaaaaaaaggatggcccAAATGCCACCCCCtggaaatgtgctgccccaagcacctgcttgttttgctggtgcctagagccggccccgCTACAAAGGTAGTTTTAGTCCTGTTTTTGTAATTGGGAAGTTGAgtccagaggggaatcctctgtgttttaaatttatttattaccCTGTAAGGTTACCTTCcatcctcattttgcagatgtgattcttttacttttttctttacaataaagttcttcttttaagaacctgattgattaaAAGTGTCCTAAAAACAAAGGGTGTGGTCTGTACTCACATTGCTGTAGCTAGAgtgtatttaattttaaagaaatGCTTCCACCCATTAAGAGCATGGATTAATGATAACCAGAAGGTATTGGTTTCCCCTTTGAGTTTTTGGTAAAGGTCCCAAAAATCAATTTGCAGAACCTGCCATGGACCTTGATATTTGGCATCTTAAAGGAGCATTTGTTTTTGTGGGTGTAGGATTATTCTGTGCATAAACCAAACGACTTGCACAGTACGGGAATATGTTTCCCTTCATGCATGGCCACCAACCTATCGGGGTGACATGCTGCATGGTTTTTTTCCATCTCCTGATGGTAGTTCTGTTACCCATGGTTCTTTTAACCCAGACCTCTTGATAACTTGTACTCCatgtgaggtggtgtcaggaaataaatcaggggagacatggccgtccggccgatagatggctggcacagacaggacaacacaagagcgctttcacttaaagctaaactttacttttACTcgagcacttacacacgtctgcaacaggttagtaaaataCACCCCACCCTCAATAATtgccaaagctgagtgtggctctcgagtggcacaaCGCAGCCCATCTgccggtggggaacacaagatgcatagAGAGGAGATCCCagtccaactacctcaaactttccCCCCTTAATTATAGATTAGTAatacaatgacatgtcccttaaagaaaacttgttaagcaagcagtttcaatggtcaagcaagaggttccttctgattattgattaaccaggtgcttttttttcctgtgggcaCATCCTTCTCTTCTaaaatgtatcagcaacttcaacacaattcttatcaggaagtaTGTGGGGTcgagctgccctttctgtggcacccaaaaccccctcccctcctgccttggtcaagctgaggctgctgcatggccactttacagcctgccgacttggctgcttttagcaataggcaatagtggtttcaggcactttactggtttgccaaaaccTCACTGTACATGTCATGTACCAAATCGATCATTTCCCTCCGTTTGCTGCTTGTTTCTCCAAATTCAAGCAACTTCTTTTTTCAAGAGATTATAGAGTGGACCTGCAATGTGAGCAACGTTAGAGATAAAGTCTTAATGGTATCTTGCTAAACCTAAGAAAGAATGTAAAGCAGTTATGTTAGTGGGCATGGGTAGTTCCCGAATTGAATCCAACTTTAGTTGTGCAGCTGATCAACCTCCTTGAGACAATGTGAAACATGAAGGAAACTTCTGAGACCACTAGTTGTACCTTTGTTGGGTTACACTTTAATCCTGAGTCCTTCATGATTTGAAAAAAGTTCATTTCGACGTTCCAGGTGTTTCTCTTGAGCTTCTGTTGCTAAACAAACGTCATCTCCATATTGAAATAGAAGAGATGGTTTAGAAAACCTTGACAAAATTCATTTCATTTGCCCATGGAAAATGGCTGAACTATTATGTAGCCCTTGGGGTCAGACTTGAAATGGAAACTGACCGCTTTCTACTGTGAAAGCTGGGCAACATTGGCTTCCCTTAGACACATGTCACTTGATTCAACTTTCAATAGTAAATAGTAAGACGACATGCCCCATTTGGTTTTTGTACTGGGCAGATTGGAGAGTTGCATATTGAAATACGCTTATGAATGATTTCCTACTGAAGCAATGATTCAGTGGTTTTAGCAATATGTGGTGAGGcctgtaaaaatggaaaaaaatatcatTCCTAAGAAAATCTAAAATGGCTCCCTTGCAAGCAACAGGGATGGGGCCACAAATGAAGAGGTGGAGCATTTACCAACAATTAGAAAAGTGGCAACTCTATGAATTGTGCATAGATTAGTTGCCTAATTTGCCACACCAACACAGCATAGTAAGGTCAGAAAAGGATTTAATGTCTCTCTGATTGTCTAGTAGCATCTCAccaaccagctctgcacagaggtctgagagccagagcaccaggagaaaaatTTTAGGTCCCTTAATGAGTAAAGAGCCGGTGCAGCCTGTCCCGAAtttgtttggtcctcaccccgtagatgatgggATTTAGCACAGGAGGCATCAAGAGGTAAATGTTGGCAATGAGAAcgtggaaatgcaggggcacattcTGCCCAAACCGGTACATTAGGGAGAAGAAGAGATttgggatgtaaaaggctaagaTAGAACAAAGGtgagagatgcaggtcccaaaagtcttgagccgggcgtctTCTGtagggaggctgaagatggccctgaggatctgggtgtAGGAGAGGGCTATAAAAAGTACATCCAGACCAATCACACAAAATACCAGAAAGAGCCCGTAGTAACTACTGATACGGGTAtcagcgcaggccagcttcaccacagctatGTGTGCACAGTATGACAgagggatgatgttggttctgcaatacgGCCACTGCCTTACCAGTAATGGAAATGGTAATGCAAGCAAACCGCTGCGCAGCATCATGGCCAGGCCGATCTTGGTCACCAtggggtttgtcaggatggtggaatgtctcaagGGGTGGCAAATGGCTACATAGCGATCCAAAGCCATAGCCAcgaagatcccagactccatcactgagaagcagtgaatgaagtacagctgaatgaggcaggaactaaaattgatctccctggaattaaACCAGTATATTGCCAGCATTTTGGGCACAATGGACGTAGATACAaccaggtcggtgatggccagcatgcagaggaaatagtacatgggcccatggagaCTCAGGTCTGTCTTCACggtgaacaggatggtgaagttccccaagatggctatggcgtacatggtgcagaaggggatggagatccagacgtgGGCTGCCTCAAGGCCAGGAAcacccagcaggatgaaggtggaggggttggagaAGTGGGttttgttggaatctgacatgcaGTAAGGTAGAAGGTGTCCAACTGTGAGGCAGAATGGGGTCTCCTGCATGCACTGTACgttcccctgacttcctgtaCATGCCAAGGCTCTAGGGTGATGGTCGCAGTACAGTTGCCTGGATAGAGAGACAAAACTAATATAAGACACTACATATGCTATTGGAGGCTGCTCTCATGGGTGAAGCCGTTTGGCCACTCTTCACatactgaaaaatgacattttcattattgaGAGAAATTAATTATGAACAACAGACCCTATTAATGCCAATTCCTTATCTTAATGGGGCTCCTTGCATCAATAATTCCTACATGTCATGGTCTGAGAAACCTTAATAAGCACCAGCCTGAAACATGAGTGTGAACATTAGTTATCCATCATTGTTTTTAATGTGATGAAAGCCAGGCTAACTAGTCCATGCTGTAGGGAGATCTACATTCACCTGATTGCTCAAAATCTTACactggggaaaaacaaacaaaccgtTGCCAGGACATGTGCCAGGGGAAAATCTTCCAGCTAGAACATACCTCTGGGAAAAGACATGGCTGTCATTGATAGCAGCTCCATGGAAACAAATGCTTATTCTCAGCAGTGGGCAAAACAAAGGCAACATTTGAATGCCTAAGGAATGGGATGAAGCATAATTTGCCAAGTCTCTCTGAAAGGGTTGCCATATGCAGACAGATTGAAAAGTCTGGGATgttttagtttagagaagagacaaagaagggggcatatgatagtgGAGAGTAAAATGAAGAACGAACTGATGACATTCAAAtggacaaacagagaagagttccCAAGCCTTAGTATCTATAGACACATATTACTTCAAATGGGATAATTCCCCAAAGCTGAGGCAAATTATCAGCAAAACTGATTAGGAGGAAAAATGTAGACCAAAAAACAGGATGGAAAGTAGGGAGTTCTTTCAGAAGAGTTGATTAGATATTCAAAAAGTCATGATGCCACAGTCAAGAAAATAGAGAACTTTGGACAAACCGCAGTTCAGTGGTAAAGTGAAAGCAGCAGAGGAGAGGGGAGATAAAAGTAGAGCATATTGGGAAATGGAAAATAGACAGAAAACAATACAAATTGgaagttatgaaaattgataagggatgtTAAAAACACAAGGGAAACTTCCATGCTAGGCAGTGTTCAGGATCACAAAAAAGAGGTTATTAAGTATAT includes the following:
- the LOC120395931 gene encoding olfactory receptor 52R1-like; amino-acid sequence: MSDSNKTHFSNPSTFILLGVPGLEAAHVWISIPFCTMYAIAILGNFTILFTVKTDLSLHGPMYYFLCMLAITDLVVSTSIVPKMLAIYWFNSREINFSSCLIQLYFIHCFSVMESGIFVAMALDRYVAICHPLRHSTILTNPMVTKIGLAMMLRSGLLALPFPLLVRQWPYCRTNIIPLSYCAHIAVVKLACADTRISSYYGLFLVFCVIGLDVLFIALSYTQILRAIFSLPTEDARLKTFGTCISHLCSILAFYIPNLFFSLMYRFGQNVPLHFHVLIANIYLLMPPVLNPIIYGVRTKQIRDRLHRLFTH